The Armatimonadota bacterium genomic sequence CTTACTGGAGCGGGTGCTCCAGGCCGCCCTGCAGATGGTCCCCGGCGCCGAGGGAGGCTTTGTGGCCGTAGCCAGGGAGGACGGTTCCCTACGGATCCGCGCGGTGCACAGCAACCGGGGTGCACAGCAACCGGGGTCAGAGGTCCGGGAGGGGAAGCTCCCCGATTCCTACAGGGTCCTTGAAGAGGTGCTCCGGACACCGCACCCCACGATCGTGGACCCCCTGCCCCATGAACCCGGCACGTCCCGCGAGGTACCTCTTCCCCGGAGCATGGCCATCGTTCCTCTCCGGACGGGCCGGCACTTCGTGGGAGTCCTCGCGCTGGAGAGCTCCCGACCTCAGGCGTTCGGCGAAGAGGACCTGCGGGTGCTCTCCACCATGGCGTCCCCCTTGACCCTCGTGCTCGAGAACGCGCACCTGCTGGAGGAGACCGCGCGGAGGCTGCGACAGGTGCAGGCTCTGCGCAACATCGACCTCGCCATCACCGCAAGCCTGGATCCCCGGGTCACCATGCGGGTGCTCCTGGAGGAGGTCACCATCCAGCTCGGGGTGGACGCGGCCGCAGTCCTCCTCCTGGACCCCAACACCCTGGAACTGGCGTGCGCGGCTCACCGGGGATTCCGGAGTTCTCTGCTGGAGCGGTCCCGGGTGCGGATGGGCTCCTGCTACGCGGGCCGCGCGGCCCTGCACCGCCGCATCTACACCCTCACCGACCTGCCCGGACCCGAGGACCCTGCGCGCCAACAACTCCTCCAGGAGGAGGGCTTCCGGGCGTACTACGCGGCCCCCATGATCTCCCGGGGCCGAGTGCTGGGGGTCCTGGAGACCTACCACCGGAGGGAAGTGGAGGCAGACGGGGACTGGCTGGAGATGCTGGAGGCCCTGGCGGGCCAGGCGGCTATCGCGGTGGACAACGCCCGGCTGTTCGATGACCTGGAGCGCTCCAACCTCCGACTGCAGTTGGCCTATGAGGCCACCATTGAGGGATGGGCCCGGGCATTGGAACTGCGGGAGCAGGCAACGGGCGCCCACACCCAGCGGGTGGCGGATCTCACGGTGCGGGTGGCCCGCAGACTCGGGGTCCCGGAGCCGGAGATCGTCCACCTGCGCCGGGGAGCCATCCTGCACGACGTTGGGAAGATCGCGGTCCCAGACCACATCCTCCTCAAGCCCGGACCGCTTACGGAGGAGGAGTGGGCGGTGATGCGGCGGCACCCGGAGTACGCCTATGAACTGCTCTCCCCCATCGAGTACCTACGGCCCGCCCTCGATATCCCGTACGCTCACCACGAGCGGTGGGACGGAAGCGGATATCCAAGGGGACTTGCGGGAGAGGAGATCCCGTTAGGGGCCCGGATCTTCGCGGTGGTGGACGTCTACGATGCCCTGATCTCGGACCGACCCTACCGCCGGGCGTTAAGCCAGGAGGAGGCGGTGGCCTACCTCCAGGAGCAGGCGGGCAGGCAGTTCGATCCCCGGGTGGTGGAGGCCTTCCTGCAGGTCCTCGAGGAGGAAATGGAGCGGCCGCGACCGGAAGGGCCGTCCCCCTAGGCTGTCTTCGTGCTATAATGCGCCCAGACCGGGCCCGTAGCTCAGTGGATAGAGCAGGGGACTCCTAAGCCTCAGGTCGGGGGTTCGATTCCCTCCGGGCCCGCCAGGACTTTACGGAGCAAAGACCCCGGGCCGCAGAAAGGCGTACCCTTCCATCAGACGCCGGGCGGTGCGCAGGTAGCTGGCACGTTCCACCTGCCAACCCTCTACCGAGCCCGAGACCCGCACCTGCACCACGAAAGTACCGCTGGGGTGTCCCAGGATCACCTCGGGTGAGCCCGTAGGTCTCCGGCAGGCTTCCTGTGGCACGGTCCCGGGGATGCAGGCGGCGACGGCCGCACACACGGCGGCGGTGCCCGCGAAGGTCTTGTGCAGGGAAAGGGGTCTACCTCCCAGCAGCCGGACCAGGAGGTGGTTCTCGGATTCCAGGACGGGGTGGCCCTGGAGCGTGCGGTAGACCGCGGGAGGCGCCACCGCCACGGGGATGGGCACGAGGCCGTCTACCGGTAGGTCCAGGCGTCGGGCCACCTCGCGCCGGAGGGCATCCACCGCGTCCAGGACCTCCCGCGTCGTCTCCCCCGGCCCCTCTGTTCCCCGCCAGCCCACCGCCTGCGCGGGGAAGAAGACGCACGCATTGGCCACGTCCACCACGCTCACGGTGATCGCTCGTCCCAACACGGGGACGAACACTTCATTCCGTACCGAGCCCGTGGGAAGAAGCCGACCCGTGGTGGCACCCACGGTCTCCGCGTAGTCCAGGAGGATGGGGGCTCCCGTACCCGGAACGCCGTCGATGGCGCAGTCGCCCTCCACGAGTGGAGCCCCACCCCGCACAGGCACCTCCGCCACCAGGACTTTACGGGTGTTCGTATTGTGCATGCGGACCCTGGTGATGGGATCCCGAGGTCGGACCCATCCCTCCTCCACCGCGTACACCGCCACCGCGGCGGAGAGGTTGCCGCAGTTGATGTCGTAGTCTACGTAGGGCTCCGTGATGCTCACCTGCCCGAACGTGTAGTCCAGATCCGCGTCCGGGCGGGAAGGAGGACCCACGATCACCACCTTGCTGGTGAGGATGTCTGCCCCACCCAGTCCGTCGATCTGCCGGGGATCCGGGCTCCCGAAGAGGGCGAGGATCACCCGGTCTCGGAGGGCGGGATCCTGGGGGAGGTCGCATTCCCGCAGGAACACTCCCTTGCTGGTCCCTCCCCGCATGATCACGCACCGGATGGGTACCTGGTGCCGCATCCCCTCACCGTGCGGCGATGAGCACGGTACACGCAGCTCCCTCGATCCCCGCGGCCTTTCCGCCCCGACAGTGCGCGAGCTCCACGCGCGCTTTGGGGATCTGCCGCGGT encodes the following:
- a CDS encoding 3-methylitaconate isomerase; translated protein: MRHQVPIRCVIMRGGTSKGVFLRECDLPQDPALRDRVILALFGSPDPRQIDGLGGADILTSKVVIVGPPSRPDADLDYTFGQVSITEPYVDYDINCGNLSAAVAVYAVEEGWVRPRDPITRVRMHNTNTRKVLVAEVPVRGGAPLVEGDCAIDGVPGTGAPILLDYAETVGATTGRLLPTGSVRNEVFVPVLGRAITVSVVDVANACVFFPAQAVGWRGTEGPGETTREVLDAVDALRREVARRLDLPVDGLVPIPVAVAPPAVYRTLQGHPVLESENHLLVRLLGGRPLSLHKTFAGTAAVCAAVAACIPGTVPQEACRRPTGSPEVILGHPSGTFVVQVRVSGSVEGWQVERASYLRTARRLMEGYAFLRPGVFAP